A stretch of Borreliella spielmanii DNA encodes these proteins:
- a CDS encoding DUF643 domain-containing protein — protein sequence MYANKVSDFYDNLDRETKKEIHIAYEIINDPLGPPTKEFIKRVLKDRYLIEKYRSSKNVEINYSYKEGIVEKCLEKLGEDKSIDFLFLVSSIFYKIIRKVSKRNQLHAIEEFKDMLFMSIHYYDKEIFTSNNFMHEVQYFYKLTKSRFVKMQ from the coding sequence ATGTATGCTAATAAAGTTTCAGATTTTTATGATAATTTAGATAGGGAAACAAAAAAGGAAATACACATCGCTTATGAAATAATAAATGACCCTTTAGGACCACCCACAAAAGAATTTATTAAAAGGGTTTTAAAAGATAGATATCTAATAGAAAAATATAGAAGTTCCAAAAATGTTGAGATTAATTATAGCTACAAGGAAGGAATAGTAGAAAAATGTTTGGAAAAATTAGGAGAAGATAAGTCCATCGATTTTTTATTTTTAGTTAGTTCTATTTTTTATAAGATAATACGAAAAGTATCGAAACGAAACCAACTACATGCGATTGAAGAATTTAAAGATATGTTATTTATGAGCATACACTACTATGACAAGGAAATTTTCACAAGTAATAATTTTATGCATGAAGTGCAATATTTTTACAAACTTACAAAGTCAAGGTTTGTCAAAATGCAATAA